The Pelecanus crispus isolate bPelCri1 chromosome 7, bPelCri1.pri, whole genome shotgun sequence genome includes a window with the following:
- the HYPK gene encoding huntingtin-interacting protein K, producing the protein MAAEGDVELELETEPNGSGGGGGDGAGGRAAEKPRKHDSGAADLERVTDYAEEKEIQSSNLETAMSVIGDRRSREQKAKQEREKELAKVTIKKEDLELIMTEMEISRAAAERSLREHMGNVVEALITLTN; encoded by the exons atggcggcggagggggacgtggagctggagctggagacGGAGCCCAAcggctccggcggcggcggcggcgatggggcgggcgggcgcgcggcCGAGAAGCCGCGGAAGCACGACAGCGGCGCGGCGGACCTGGAGCGCGTCACGGACTACGCGGAGGAGAAGGAGATCCAGAGCTCCAACCTGGAGACG GCCATGTCGGTGATCGGAGACCGGAGATCCCGGGAGCAGAAAGCGAAGCAGGAGAG GGAGAAGGAACTGGCAAAAGTGACCAtcaagaaggaggacctggaGCTGATT ATGACGGAGATGGAGATCTCGCGGGCAGCCGCGGAGCGCAGCCTACGGGAGCACATGGGGAACGTGGTGGAGGCACTCATCACCCTCACCAACTGA